The DNA region TTCTCcttaaattttcaatgctCTTTTCGTCTTTATGTAACATGGGTTTTGGTTTTTTAGCTACTGTCTGTATAGCCAATTGCGTGAATTCCTTATCATTCTGACGTTTCAACCTACATTGTTCCCAACCTACGATTGACCCCAATATTAGTCCCATGGCACTCCAATTTGTTGCCTTTGTTATATTTCTATTGTACAAGAAGGTGATCGAACCAAAGATAAGCATTGAGGAGAAACCAATCATCCCAGCATTTCTGAAGCAGGGGATAGTAGCcaaatttaccaatttAAAATCGGCTAGACTGATTGAATTCACGGCTTGTTTCAATTCTGCCTTCGCATCATTTGTTCCTGTTGTTGTAGTATCTTCAAATCTGGGACTTGTATCTCTCAATAGTATTTTCTGGCCTTGTGAGTAATTCACTGCCGAGTCACTACTACCAGTATCCTGCATATGGGCCCTCGTCGTATGCTGTTGTTGTCATTACACGGAATCTTTACTAAACATCCCTTTGAATTGTTCAAGCCCGAATACTATTGGAAAGCGATGGCTGGATATTACCTCTTGCTAAGACATTCAAGATCATTATTAAGACAAATGCACACGGCGAATAGAACGCTAAATAGAATACTGAACACTGTGACAGACACTGTTACAAGTGCTACTACTGTACTACTTCTTACACAGATGCCGGGTGAATCAcacagcagcagcagcacGAAGACTACGCAAGAAACAACGGACTGGAAGACCGACTCTCTTATGCAGCAAATCTTGCTCAGTGCTCCATCCTGCACGACAGTAATCTTATTgccaccaccaccaccaccacaGTTAAAGCAGCAAACTGCATTAACTTGCTCTTCCTCATCgattttgagaaaaatcaacggaacttttcaaaatttgactAAGAAAATGCTATTGGCCCGATGTCTTGAAAATCATAAAATGAGCAATTATACGACGAAGACtatataaagaagaagaagaaaaatagtgGAACGTAcatattagaaaaagtaATCTTCACACTGTGCATAACGCTGGACCATGTTATCAGGAAACTTAGCTATCAAGACGTTTAGACACTCGTATGTCACCAGAACGTCGACGAAGTTCGCTTCTGCAGCTGTTTCGAGAAATACTCAACCTATTATGGATCATCAAACTCAGGATTCCAAATTTCAGTACGATGAATTGTTTGAAAACGAAATcatgaagaagagaaaggaTAAATCGtatagatttttcaataatatcaacAGATTGGCTCATGAATATCCTTTGGCTCATCGTGCCAAGGAATCCGATAAAGTTACAGTATGGTGCTCGAATGATTATCTTGCTCTCTCCAAAAATGAAGAGGTTTGTAATGCTATGATCAAATCTATTGAGAAATATGGTGCAGGTGCAGGTGGTACAAGAAATATTGCTGGTCACAACAAACTAACAATTAATTTAGAAAGTGAATTGGCTACTTTGCATAAGAAAGACGCTGCTTTAGTGTTCTCCTCCTGTTTTGTAGCAAATGATGCTGTCTTATCCTTACTGGGCCAAAAAATGCCGGATTTAGTCATTTTTTCTGATGAACTAAATCATGCATCAATGATTATTGGTATTAAACATGCAAACGTCACAAAACATATCTTTAAACATaatgatttaaatgaattggaagaaatgtTGAAAATGTACCCGCGTTCAAGACCTAAATTGATCGCATTTGAAAGTGTCTATTCTATGGCAGGTTCTGTCGCAGACATTTCCAAGATTTGTGATCTTGCTGAAAAATACGGTGCTTTAACTTTCTTGGATGAAGTTCATGCTGTGGGTCTTTATGGACCACATGGTGCTGGTGTTGCAGAACATTGTGATTTCGAACAACATCGTGTCAATGgtatcaataaattgaaaactgtTAACGTCATGGATCGTGTTGACATGATCACAGGTACACTTGGTAAATCATTTGGTACTGTTGGTGGTTACGTTGCCGCATCTCAAAGATTGATTGATTGGGTTAGATCGTATGCAccaaatttcatcttcacaACAACATTACCTCCTTCCGTTATGGCGGGTGCGGCCACTGCCATCAGATATCAGAgatcaaatattgatttaaGAATTCAACAACAGAAACataccaaatatttgaaggaTGGTTTACGTAGATTAGATATTCCAGTGATTCCAAATCCATCACATATTGTACCGATTTTGATTGGTAATCCTGATTTAGCCAAGCAAGCTTctgatattttaatgaataaaCATAAGATTTACGTACAAGCCATTAATTTCCCCACTGTCGCTAGAGGTACAGAGAGATTAAGAATCACGCCAACACCAGGTCATACTGATGATCTttctgatattttattggaagccattgatgatattttcaatgaattaCAATTGCCAAGAATTAAAGATTGGGAAAGACAGGGTGGTATATTAGGTATTGgagattcaaattttgttgcaGAACCTAATTTATGGACAGAGAGTCAATTGGAATTGACAAATGATGATCTCAATCCCAATGTTAAGGATCCAGTGATTAATGAAGTCGCTGTTTCCAGCGGTATAGAAATAGAGTGatttgtaaatatatatttattatttatctttttttgaagcCTCTTATATTTTAGTCGAtacatataaaaatatctaTGACATCAAATTTGCAATATTGTAATATAAAAAGAGtttatatgtatataaagaaaataagaaaagtAAAATAATGTTATGATAGAAAATAAAGGGGGGGTGTAgtgacaaaattttgagtttAGAACCTCAATTAGAAgttattcttttctaattgttcTTTTAAAGAGTTTGTACTTTGTTGTAGGTCACTAGTTAATTGATCGACGTCAAATTCTTTAGTTTCGTTATTGATTGGTTCATTAGTTGGTGCGGTTGGTAAAGCTGAAGAAGTTGCGCTTGATGTTTCTTTAACTGGGACAGCACCTGCCATTTGAGCGGTAGTTTCGCTACTTTCTCTTGTCTTTAAAATCTTGTTTAATGGggcaattttttcaacgTATGGCTTAATCTTTTCACAGGCTAATTTTGAGCATTCGTTAGATTTAGCCTTTGCAACTTTACAAGAATGAGCAACACATGCATCAATTTCAGTTTGGTAAGTCTTGTAAACAATTGGGGCGGTGAAAATGACTAGATCGGCCATGAAAAATAGACACCATATGGAGAACCATGAGAATAATTTGTGTAGACAGTATAGAGCCAAAGCGGCTTTGAAAGTATTCTTTGGAACGTAAGCAAAGACTAACATTCTCATCTTAGCTTGGTAGACtggtaaatattttaagaATTGATCTAAGTGTGGCTTAATGAATGCAACTGTGTTTGGACATTCCTTGATACCGTACTTGGTGACCAACCCTTGACctaagaaaattttagtgacaaattcaattgatccGGTTGTCAATAGTATAGTATAACCACATCttaagaagaaagtgaTTAAGttaactttcttcaaaattaatagTACAATTAACGAACCGAAAAAGTATTTACCAGTTTCAATTGGATTTTTCCATAATAAAAGATCGCAACCGCAGTTgctatttttctttgtgGTAGTTTGTGTAGACATCACtgttaatatatatatatatctattgATTGAAGATTAAAAATAACTTTTCTCAACAAAGAAGATCAAATCAACAAttgtgaaaaaaatttctgtCAAGTGAACCTTATATATCAcacagaaaaattttgccacctttaaaaattgaagattaGCTGATCagagagaagaaaaaaaaaaaaaaaaaatttaatccGACGGAAGTGAGCGGGGTAAGTTAGCAGTCTGAAATAGTCACGTGGACAGAGCTGTCACGTGGCTAATTCAATCACGTGACACTTTTGTAGTCACGTGAGTGGAAAAATTAGACCAGCTCGACAGGGACGAAGAAGTTAAGCTGGCCGTGATTGCAACTATCACTGTTACAAATGGTCCCTCAGCTACGCTTGTACCACCTAGGTAAACTACTCTGTCCCCAGGGACACTCTCTTTGCAGTGTCATTCCAACTGCAGCGCCTACTAGGACTGATGCCATCTCTCACACATATCCACGTAACTTTTGCTGCTCGAGCATTTGTCATCATTAACACTTGCTAAAACTCATTCTACAAGATCATTACAACTGTATTTCAATATCCCGACGGAATTTTTCCGAGCAAAAACTTCTTACGATGATTCACTTACTATTTTACAGTCATCGCTAATCCATGTAATACAGCActctatatatatatgtatatataaagtaTGTATTTATCAATGACCTGATCCATTACCAATGATTTCCACGTCAACATTCAAACATGTATCGTGTTCAGGTGAGAAAGTTCCATTGTAACGcaattagaagaagaggtCAAAATCTgactgaaaaaattattcaaaattattcaaattctACAAAGAAAGTATATTCTGGTGACTTCGTCACCATTACtccaaaatattgtatGTCTCATGACAATTCATGGCCCATTGCAACcaaattcttgaatttgGGCGCTCAAAagattaaaaataaaggtCAAATTATAAATACTTTAGATCatgatattcaaaataaaagcCCCAAGAATCTACAAAAATATGctaatattgaaaactttgCTAAAAAGTATGGCACAACTTTCTACCCTGCTGGTACCGGTATTGGTCATCAAATTATGATCGAACAAGGTTACGCCTTCCCATTAAATCTAACCGTCGCATCAGATTCCCATTCAAACACTTACGGCGGTGTAGGCGCACTGGGGACTCCAATCGTTAGAACAGATGGTGCTGCAATCTGGGCCACTGGACAAACGTGGTGGCAGATCCCAAAGGTCGCTAAAGTGAgattaataaataaattgcCTACAAATATATCAGGTAAAGATATTATCGTGGCATTATGTGgtatattcaataatgacGAAGTATTGAACCATgcaattgaatttgtagGTGATGAGGAAACGCTCTCTCATTTGCCGATCGATTATAGATTGACCATCGCAAATATGACCACTGAATGGGGTGCGTTGTCAGGCCTTTTCCCCATTGACAAAACTTTGATTAATTGGTATAGAAATAGAGCTGAAGTGGTAAATAGAGAAATGCAACATCCAAGAATAAATGACATTACAATTTCTAATTTAGAAAAGATGTTTAATTCAGCAGAATCAAAGCCTGATAATGACGCTCATTATGCAAAGACAATAACTGTAGATCTATCCACTTTAACTTATTTCGTTTCGGGACCAAATACAGTTAAAGTCTCAAATACTGTAAACAAATTATCTGATGATAACATTAAGATTGATAAGGCATATCTTGTATCATGTACTAATTCTCGTTTATCCGATTTAAAGGAAGCTGCACAAGTAATCAAGGCAAATCCAAATGGTgaaataaacaaatttgCACCACATGTAGAGTTTTACGTCGCTGCTGCTTcgaaagaaattgaaaatgaagcaCGTAATATTGGTGTCTGGGATACTTTATTACAAGCAGGCGCCATCCCACTACCATCAGGTTGTGGTCCATGTATCGGTCTTGGTAAAGGTTTACTAGAACCTGGTGAAGTTGGTATTAGTGCCACTAATAGAAACTTCAAGGGAAGAATGGGTTCAAAGGATGCATTAGCCTACTTAGCATCTCCAAGCGTTGTTACTGCATCTGCCATCATGGGAAAGATTGCATCTCCTGATGAAATTTACAATACTAAATCGACAAATTACGATGGTGTAAAGACTacaattattgaaaatgaactTCCTGATGGCCAACAAGCTTCGGATGATTCTCCAGTAGAAATATTGGAAGGTTTCCCAGAGGAAGTTACGGGTGAATTGGTTTTCTGTGATGCAGATAATATCAACACAGACGGTATCTATCCAGGTAAATACACTTATCAAGATGATATTACCAAGGATGTTATGGCAAAAGTATGCATGGAAAATTATGATTCCCAATTTCCTTCTATTGTGAAAAAGGGTGATATACTGATCAGTGGTTACAACTTCGGAACAGGATCCTCTAGAGAACAAGCAGCTACATCGTTGTTAGCTAAGGGTGTCCCATTGGTGGTTTGTGGCTCTTTCAGTAACACATTCTCAAGAAATGCCATCAATAATGCTCTTTTAACCTTCGAAGTACCAGAATTGCTCAAGAAATTAAGAGAGACGTATGGCAATGATAAGAAATTGACTAGAAGAACTGGTTGGTTCCTAAAGTGGGACGTAGCAAACGCCAGAGTTAGCGTCACTGAGGGTTCTCTGGACGGCCCTGTTATCTTTGAACAACAAGTTGGTAAGCTGGGCAAAAACTTGCAAGAAATCATCGTGAAAGGTGGCCTTGAGAACTGGATTAAAGCCCAATTATAAAAAGATGCATCAGTGGTTATATAGccttttatttattatactAAAGAGTATTCATTATaacatttttcatattaacatcaatatttgaaaatctaattttgaaaaattcagaattACCTTCTCGACATCGTCaacaagaaaaggaagataGCACTTCCAATACTCAAATGGATAAATATACTGCTCTACTAAGTGATGTTAAGTTCTCTACTTTGACGATAAATGTTAGTAGATTCCCGAAAACTCTTTCTCATTGGGAATCCTTAatcaattatttaattACAGCAGCATCGCCCATGAACAAAGCCACGGATCCtagaattttgaaacttaTACGTTCTACATATTCCTCCCTGTTATTCCACTTCCCATATGCAGAAAATTACCATATTGATTATGCGTTATTAGAATATAAATTGGGTAATATTACTGGATTCCATaaaagtttcaaatctgCATTGGCTGTGTTCAACCATAGATCTATTCTGATTTGGATTTCCTACTTGAGAATTTGTAACGAACTTACAAGTGATACGAAGCAGCTATTCAAGAAGTATGAAGAAGCAGAGTCGAAAATTGGGCTGCATTTCCATTCTGGTGAGTTCTGGGAGATGTATTTAGATCAGTTGTGGGAGAGGTGTCAATctaaattgaaatatttcattatattgAGGAAAGTTTTAGAAATACCCATGTATTCATTCAGTAAGTTTTTTGCTAGATGGCTACGACATGTTGATGAGACAAAAGATTTGGATGCGCTTAAACTATTTGTACCTAAGGATGAGCTATTACGCAAGTTCAAGATTGATATTAATTATAACGGTAGACGTGGTCCTTATTTATTAGAAGCCAAAAAGAtcttaaaaaaattcactAAGGAGACTTACATGGTGGTACAATACCAGGTTATGGAGCTTTATCAGctatttgaatcaaaattacatattcattattattgttcGAGTGAGacattattttcaagtcaagaaattgaaacttGGATGAAGTACTTGGATTACACTATAAATTTGGGTGAGGAAAAATTGACACATTTAAATTTCCAAAGGGCACTTATTCCTTTGGCTCATTACGATTCGATTTGgataaaatattcaagttGGTTAATCGAgagagaaaatgatttgCTTACTGCTAAAaacattttattatattctttAACTATAAGCTTGAAAAAgacaaatattttggaattgtTGTATTCCATCTTAGTTAAGTTGAATGAATTGGACGAGTtaacaaatattttggataCATTGTCACAATCATTTGATAACAAGATCGAAGAAAATAGtgattttgatatattttggGATTTTATAcaattccaaatatttttgaataactCTCAGAGACAAAGTAGGTATTTGACCCAGTCAAAATTTCCTTTACCAGATTCGTTACTAGATAAAGTAAAAAAGTGGTTATCATACTGTGAGAAGCGAGAAGGTCAAGAAGTTTTACTCAATTATTTAGTGCAGTTACAATCCAAGGAAAATACGgaagttattgaaaaggaaatcTTCCAATACCTTCTTGATTCCCGCCTTTCATATTATATCAACAACGGTACGTTCTGGACATTGTATTGTCAATTGATCTACTTAGATTCTTCTAGATCGtatcttgaaaagagaCGGTACATCATTAGAAACATATTGAGCCAAATTCCAAAggaaaataataaactgCTTCCACCTTTATTAGAATTCGCACAATCTTACATACCAGAGGATATGGACACTTTGCATGAACTGTTTGAATAAGGATGGGTTACATTACCAAAAGTCTGTTAGTGGTTTCTATATATGTGTATGATCATTATGTACTACCAGTTTTATTTTCAGGCATTCAAGATATCTTTATATTTAGCATAGCCTTCGTAGCTTAATACTTTCTTTGTGATCTCGATGTCaatatttatatcattGATTAAGGCTTCTTTAGTGGTATAATCCAATTCAGGTCTAATATAGCCAAGAATATTAAACTTAAGTTTTGCACCGTAGAAATCATGTGAGAATTTATGAAGTACGTGAAGTTCCACTGTCTTGAATTTGTTATCATAAAACGGATTCTTTCCAATTGAAAGTACAACAGGTAAAGTGTCTAAATCGCCATTCTTTGCACttagaaattttccaaaattatattGAACTTGTCTTCCATCGTTCCTGTCGACCATTAGTACAGATTTATCTACTTTATTGATCTTGGCAAACCCAAAATACACACCCAGATCCAAGTCATTGATTTCAGCTGGTAGCTGCTCGATGGGCACATTTGCAGTTGGAATCCCAAGTTCAGCTGAACCACGACCAAAGCCACATATAATATCGCATAATTCTGTAGAGATGGGGTATGGAGGTAATGGGTAGTCGGGAATGGGAAAGTCGAATGGTCGTAGTGCCATATTCTTTATGAGATGTTTGATGGGCTTACTGAGATTCATtaatcattatttttttttctacaTTGAAATGCAAATAATCATATTATGTATGCATCAGTCAAGAAAAATCGATGTAATTTAGTAGTTGAAACTCCATCATATCCATCACTAGTCTGCTCTTAGAGTGTTTATTGATCATAATGTAACAACGCTGTAGCGTTACAAACTCTCTTGTAAGCGTTCTCTCATATAacctcttttcaaaaattctgaAAGATTTTAAGCAGCAAGGTGACTAACCATAACAATGCTAGCACAGCACTGAATTAAGTAGAGACATCGGTTACTCTCCTTTTTTTGCCAATGCTGTCTTTTGACTCAAGCTTTTATAAGTTCGagcaattttcaataataaaaaaagcTTGTTGGTGATTGACCCTATCAGGAGGATATAAAAGTTCCAGGATACTCGTACGAGGAACAGCAACAGTTAGTGGATGCACCAATCTTTCCTTATTCAGTCAATTAGATCATTTTCAAGCTCAGCAGCTCGAGGGAAAGCTGCTTGTTCGATAGTCAAACCTGTACATCATCTAGTCAAGATCGATAAATCGAGGTTATCACCAAGATTCCCAGAATTGAAGTATGACAAGTCAGATATAAGGTCTCCAGGGTTTCGTCCAAGGAATACCCATCAAGATAGGGTCGAAGAGCACTATTTGAATGTGTTACAGCCGGATCTTCTCTTAATCAATTATCAACATAATGCAACGGTGCAGGAGGGTTTGAAAAGGAGGGCATGGAGTGGTAACTCAACATATCAAATTAATAGACCATTAAAGAAACCAAAGGGATCTAGAGCTGAACttccaaatattcatcCAGTTAAATGGAATAACATACCACATATCGAGAAAGTCACCTTAAATTGTTATGTCAGAGAGGCTAGAGACAATGAAATGTTGACAATTGGTGCAGCATTACAGCTACAACAAATTACTGGTGTAAAGCCagaaattatatattcaaaatcagaTGTCCCATCCTGGAAACTCAGAAGGAGTCAACAAATGGGCGCTAAAGTTGAGTTAACTGGTTACGAAATGAATCAATTCTTGGTTACATTATCTGAAATTGTTCTTCCAAGAATAAGAGAGTATAAAGGTATAAATGATACATCTGGCGATGGATTTGGTAATCTTTCCTTTGGTTTATCGGCTTCTGAAATCACCTATTTCCCAGAGATTAACGCAAATCAAGATGTATGGCCCAAGACATTTGGCATGCACATAAATATTGTAACATCTGCGGAAACTACAAATCGTGCAAAAACATTAGTAAGTGGTTATCAGGTTCCTTTTAAATAAGTATACACCTTTCTACTTCTGATACACAAATTCCTTCCATCATGTAAATAGATATTCGAtcataataaattaaattgtTGTTATATGtacaaaaatttatataatctTAATTAATTGTTACTCtagttatttttttctcttcccACATGTATATAACAATAAAACTCTTCAAACACGTGTCAAAGTAACTTTATTGGATTCTTTTGCGATCAGAGCAATTCTGTCACCTAAAGATAATGCCAAGCCTTGACCTTTAGAACGGATACGGACATAACCTACAACTTGATTAGTGGCAGGATCCTTTTCAATGCATAAGTTTGCTAATGCATCTTCACCAAATGAGGATTTTGCATATAAGTTGCAACTTAAGAATCTAcaatcttcttctcctAATGCTTCGCTAGGAGTTAGGATACCCATATTAGTTCCTTTTACAAGTTCTTCCAAATATGCATGTAAAGAAGGTAACTGAGATTTAACAGATATCTTATTTTCCCACTCGAATTCATTCCACATCGTGCGGAAACGTTCATCCTCCGTTGTAGCAGGCTTGATATAATCCATAATGTCCACATGAACATCATTCAATATAACGTAACGTGCATCTTCACCATGGGCTCCAtcataaataatattaccAAATATGACACCAGTATCAGCAGATGAGACCTTTATCGTAACTGTCAATTTATGGAATCCGTGTGGTACTACATTGCTACTTGGTGGATTATCGATAATTTTTAAATCACCCAAGGTAGCAAACTGGACAtgtagatttttcaaagtttcttttgtttGGTTGACAAGTAAAACATCGAGTACAACGtcaaattgattatttgtAATATAAGCTTCAGCATAAACCGCGTCAGAAAACCCAGTCAATGGGacaattttcttcaattttgaagcaAGAGATGAAGAGCTTGATTTTGCAGCATGTCCCTTCATAGCCAAttctaaatcttcttcGATACTATCCTTTTGAACAGCAACAGAGTCGGAACCTGAGAGTAATCTGAACGAAATTGCCTTCTCGATTGGTTCTGCATTCTTGACAATATCTTTAATAGATCTGTTTTGTAATTTCCGCTTAGATAGCGAAACTTGtgatttaaatgatgaCTTTGTAGCATCCAAAAACGTTAAATCTAGAAGTTCTCTCTCTGCAGACTTTTCATCAGGATTACTTTCATCCATTAAAATGGCAATTGCAGTTAAGATTCTTTCAGCagaatcttcatcaattttacGTTCGACGAGATTACTTTGACCAACTCTAATAACACTTACTAAAATCAGTAGTCCCTCAGCTTTCAAGGCATTTG from Kazachstania africana CBS 2517 chromosome 5, complete genome includes:
- the MRPL7 gene encoding mitochondrial 54S ribosomal protein uL5m (similar to Saccharomyces cerevisiae MRPL7 (YDR237W); ancestral locus Anc_8.461) translates to MHQSFLIQSIRSFSSSAARGKAACSIVKPVHHLVKIDKSRLSPRFPELKYDKSDIRSPGFRPRNTHQDRVEEHYLNVLQPDLLLINYQHNATVQEGLKRRAWSGNSTYQINRPLKKPKGSRAELPNIHPVKWNNIPHIEKVTLNCYVREARDNEMLTIGAALQLQQITGVKPEIIYSKSDVPSWKLRRSQQMGAKVELTGYEMNQFLVTLSEIVLPRIREYKGINDTSGDGFGNLSFGLSASEITYFPEINANQDVWPKTFGMHINIVTSAETTNRAKTLVSGYQVPFK
- the FMN1 gene encoding riboflavin kinase (similar to Saccharomyces cerevisiae FMN1 (YDR236C); ancestral locus Anc_8.459) — encoded protein: MNLSKPIKHLIKNMALRPFDFPIPDYPLPPYPISTELCDIICGFGRGSAELGIPTANVPIEQLPAEINDLDLGVYFGFAKINKVDKSVLMVDRNDGRQVQYNFGKFLSAKNGDLDTLPVVLSIGKNPFYDNKFKTVELHVLHKFSHDFYGAKLKFNILGYIRPELDYTTKEALINDINIDIEITKKVLSYEGYAKYKDILNA
- the HEM1 gene encoding 5-aminolevulinate synthase (similar to Saccharomyces cerevisiae HEM1 (YDR232W); ancestral locus Anc_8.453) — encoded protein: MLSGNLAIKTFRHSYVTRTSTKFASAAVSRNTQPIMDHQTQDSKFQYDELFENEIMKKRKDKSYRFFNNINRLAHEYPLAHRAKESDKVTVWCSNDYLALSKNEEVCNAMIKSIEKYGAGAGGTRNIAGHNKLTINLESELATLHKKDAALVFSSCFVANDAVLSLLGQKMPDLVIFSDELNHASMIIGIKHANVTKHIFKHNDLNELEEMLKMYPRSRPKLIAFESVYSMAGSVADISKICDLAEKYGALTFLDEVHAVGLYGPHGAGVAEHCDFEQHRVNGINKLKTVNVMDRVDMITGTLGKSFGTVGGYVAASQRLIDWVRSYAPNFIFTTTLPPSVMAGAATAIRYQRSNIDLRIQQQKHTKYLKDGLRRLDIPVIPNPSHIVPILIGNPDLAKQASDILMNKHKIYVQAINFPTVARGTERLRITPTPGHTDDLSDILLEAIDDIFNELQLPRIKDWERQGGILGIGDSNFVAEPNLWTESQLELTNDDLNPNVKDPVINEVAVSSGIEIE
- the COX20 gene encoding Cox20p (similar to Saccharomyces cerevisiae COX20 (YDR231C); ancestral locus Anc_8.451); translated protein: MQDTGSSDSAVNYSQGQKILLRDTSPRFEDTTTTGTNDAKAELKQAVNSISLADFKLVNLATIPCFRNAGMIGFSSMLIFGSITFLYNRNITKATNWSAMGLILGSIVGWEQCRLKRQNDKEFTQLAIQTVAKKPKPMLHKDEKSIENLRRIEALKKDWDKHPNDISNDTKPWYKVW
- the LYS4 gene encoding homoaconitate hydratase LYS4 (similar to Saccharomyces cerevisiae LYS4 (YDR234W); ancestral locus Anc_8.455), giving the protein MYRVQVRKFHCNAIRRRGQNLTEKIIQNYSNSTKKVYSGDFVTITPKYCMSHDNSWPIATKFLNLGAQKIKNKGQIINTLDHDIQNKSPKNLQKYANIENFAKKYGTTFYPAGTGIGHQIMIEQGYAFPLNLTVASDSHSNTYGGVGALGTPIVRTDGAAIWATGQTWWQIPKVAKVRLINKLPTNISGKDIIVALCGIFNNDEVLNHAIEFVGDEETLSHLPIDYRLTIANMTTEWGALSGLFPIDKTLINWYRNRAEVVNREMQHPRINDITISNLEKMFNSAESKPDNDAHYAKTITVDLSTLTYFVSGPNTVKVSNTVNKLSDDNIKIDKAYLVSCTNSRLSDLKEAAQVIKANPNGEINKFAPHVEFYVAAASKEIENEARNIGVWDTLLQAGAIPLPSGCGPCIGLGKGLLEPGEVGISATNRNFKGRMGSKDALAYLASPSVVTASAIMGKIASPDEIYNTKSTNYDGVKTTIIENELPDGQQASDDSPVEILEGFPEEVTGELVFCDADNINTDGIYPGKYTYQDDITKDVMAKVCMENYDSQFPSIVKKGDILISGYNFGTGSSREQAATSLLAKGVPLVVCGSFSNTFSRNAINNALLTFEVPELLKKLRETYGNDKKLTRRTGWFLKWDVANARVSVTEGSLDGPVIFEQQVGKLGKNLQEIIVKGGLENWIKAQL
- the KAFR0E02700 gene encoding uncharacterized protein, which produces MGPRRMLLLSLHGIFTKHPFELFKPEYYWKAMAGYYLLLRHSRSLLRQMHTANRTLNRILNTVTDTVTSATTVLLLTQMPGESHSSSSTKTTQETTDWKTDSLMQQILLSAPSCTTVILLPPPPPPQLKQQTALTCSSSSILRKINGTFQNLTKKMLLARCLENHKMSNYTTKTI
- the PRP42 gene encoding mRNA splicing protein PRP42 (similar to Saccharomyces cerevisiae PRP42 (YDR235W); ancestral locus Anc_8.457), which translates into the protein MDKYTALLSDVKFSTLTINVSRFPKTLSHWESLINYLITAASPMNKATDPRILKLIRSTYSSLLFHFPYAENYHIDYALLEYKLGNITGFHKSFKSALAVFNHRSILIWISYLRICNELTSDTKQLFKKYEEAESKIGLHFHSGEFWEMYLDQLWERCQSKLKYFIILRKVLEIPMYSFSKFFARWLRHVDETKDLDALKLFVPKDELLRKFKIDINYNGRRGPYLLEAKKILKKFTKETYMVVQYQVMELYQLFESKLHIHYYCSSETLFSSQEIETWMKYLDYTINLGEEKLTHLNFQRALIPLAHYDSIWIKYSSWLIERENDLLTAKNILLYSLTISLKKTNILELLYSILVKLNELDELTNILDTLSQSFDNKIEENSDFDIFWDFIQFQIFLNNSQRQSRYLTQSKFPLPDSLLDKVKKWLSYCEKREGQEVLLNYLVQLQSKENTEVIEKEIFQYLLDSRLSYYINNGTFWTLYCQLIYLDSSRSYLEKRRYIIRNILSQIPKENNKLLPPLLEFAQSYIPEDMDTLHELFE
- the RTN1 gene encoding Rtn1p (similar to Saccharomyces cerevisiae RTN2 (YDL204W) and RTN1 (YDR233C); ancestral locus Anc_8.454), with the protein product MSTQTTTKKNSNCGCDLLLWKNPIETGKYFFGSLIVLLILKKVNLITFFLRCGYTILLTTGSIEFVTKIFLGQGLVTKYGIKECPNTVAFIKPHLDQFLKYLPVYQAKMRMLVFAYVPKNTFKAALALYCLHKLFSWFSIWCLFFMADLVIFTAPIVYKTYQTEIDACVAHSCKVAKAKSNECSKLACEKIKPYVEKIAPLNKILKTRESSETTAQMAGAVPVKETSSATSSALPTAPTNEPINNETKEFDVDQLTSDLQQSTNSLKEQLEKNNF